A region of Allocoleopsis franciscana PCC 7113 DNA encodes the following proteins:
- the kaiC gene encoding circadian clock protein KaiC — MSQLNPTEPKPDESALMGVQKIRTLIEGFDDISHGGLPVGRTTLVSGTSGTGKTLLAVQFLYNGIIYFDDAGVFVTFEESPTDIIKNAYSFGWDLQKLINDGKLFILDASPDPEGQEVVGNFDLSALIERIQYAIRKYKAKRVSIDSITAIFQQYDAASVVRREIFRLVARLKQIGVTTVMTTERIEEYGPVARFGVEEFVSDNVVIVRNVLEGERRRRTMEILKLRGTTHMKGEYPFTMTNQGINIFPLGAMRLTQRSSNARVSSGVKTLDEMCGGGFFKDSIILATGATGTGKTLLVSKFIEDACLRGDRAILFAYEESRAQLSRNAYSWGIDFEDLEHKGLLKILCTYPESAGLEDHLQIIKSEIAEFKPSRIAIDSLSALARGVSNNAFRQFVIGVTGYAKQEEITGFFTNTTDQFMGSHSITDSHISTITDTILMLQYVEIRGEMSRAINVFKMRGSWHDTAIREYTISEEGPDIKDSFRNYERIISGSPTRIAVDEKSELSRIVQGVRGKSEE; from the coding sequence ATGAGTCAACTTAACCCCACTGAGCCAAAGCCAGACGAATCTGCATTAATGGGAGTCCAGAAAATACGGACTTTGATCGAAGGCTTCGATGATATCAGTCATGGGGGCCTACCAGTTGGTCGAACCACATTAGTCAGTGGAACATCAGGCACGGGTAAAACCTTGTTAGCCGTTCAGTTTCTTTATAACGGTATTATCTACTTTGATGATGCCGGTGTTTTTGTTACCTTTGAAGAATCTCCTACAGATATCATTAAAAATGCCTATAGTTTTGGTTGGGACTTACAAAAATTAATTAATGATGGCAAGCTATTTATATTAGATGCTTCACCCGATCCGGAGGGACAAGAAGTTGTAGGAAACTTCGATCTTTCTGCTTTAATTGAGCGAATTCAGTATGCGATTCGTAAATACAAAGCCAAGCGAGTTTCTATTGACTCGATTACCGCAATATTTCAGCAGTATGATGCTGCCTCGGTAGTAAGGCGAGAAATTTTTCGCTTAGTGGCACGCCTCAAACAAATTGGCGTAACCACAGTCATGACGACAGAACGAATTGAAGAGTATGGGCCGGTAGCGCGGTTTGGGGTTGAAGAGTTTGTTTCAGATAATGTGGTGATTGTGCGTAACGTTTTAGAAGGAGAACGTCGCCGTCGTACCATGGAAATTCTCAAGCTGCGCGGCACAACTCACATGAAAGGAGAATATCCTTTTACGATGACGAATCAGGGCATTAATATCTTCCCCTTAGGAGCGATGCGATTGACTCAGCGTTCTTCTAATGCCCGTGTCTCTTCTGGGGTTAAAACTCTGGATGAAATGTGCGGGGGTGGTTTTTTCAAAGATTCAATTATTCTGGCAACGGGGGCGACTGGTACGGGCAAAACCTTGTTAGTTAGTAAGTTTATTGAAGATGCCTGCTTACGAGGCGATCGCGCTATTCTTTTCGCTTACGAGGAATCACGAGCTCAGCTATCTCGGAATGCTTATTCTTGGGGGATTGATTTTGAAGATTTGGAACACAAGGGATTACTGAAAATCCTTTGTACTTATCCCGAATCAGCCGGGTTAGAAGACCATTTACAAATCATTAAATCGGAGATTGCTGAGTTCAAGCCATCTCGAATTGCAATTGATTCGCTTTCAGCATTGGCACGGGGAGTTAGTAATAACGCTTTTCGGCAATTTGTAATTGGTGTAACTGGCTACGCCAAGCAAGAAGAAATTACTGGCTTTTTCACCAATACAACTGACCAATTTATGGGTTCCCACTCAATTACAGATTCCCATATTTCTACGATTACGGACACAATTTTGATGTTGCAATACGTGGAAATTCGAGGGGAAATGTCCCGTGCCATTAACGTCTTTAAAATGCGGGGTTCCTGGCACGATACGGCGATTCGGGAGTATACCATCAGTGAGGAGGGACCAGATATCAAAGATTCGTTCCGCAATTACGAACGAATTATTAGTGGTTCTCCCACTCGTATTGCTGTGGATGAAAAGAGTGAACTTTCCCGGATTGTTCAGGGAGTTCGTGGCAAGTCAGAGGAATAA
- a CDS encoding DUF5615 family PIN-like protein: protein MSLKYLIDENVNPLYPNQIRQLEPDIVIKVVGEPETPPRSTLDPEILCWCEENNFVLVTNNRTSMPVHLVDHIALGRHVPGIFILNPNLSVGENLEELILAALASEEDEYQDQIVYLPLP, encoded by the coding sequence ATGAGTCTTAAATATCTGATTGATGAAAATGTTAATCCCCTTTATCCCAATCAGATTAGACAGCTAGAACCCGATATCGTTATCAAAGTCGTGGGAGAACCGGAAACACCTCCGAGAAGTACCCTCGATCCAGAGATTCTCTGTTGGTGTGAAGAGAATAATTTTGTGCTGGTAACCAATAACCGCACCTCTATGCCAGTACACTTGGTTGACCACATCGCGCTAGGTCGTCATGTGCCAGGTATTTTTATTCTAAATCCTAATTTAAGTGTCGGCGAAAATTTAGAAGAATTGATATTAGCTGCTCTTGCCTCTGAGGAGGATGAATATCAAGATCAGATTGTGTATTTACCCTTACCGTAA
- a CDS encoding DUF433 domain-containing protein, protein MSTQQLPDYFNFLAPGDIRLKGSRIGIETILYDYIDRGHSPEEIAQTYPSLTLEQVYATILYYLQDRKTISEYMRNWIEHGHTMREQQRLNPPPVSEKLRQLRAARRAVKQANES, encoded by the coding sequence ATGTCCACTCAACAGCTTCCTGATTATTTCAACTTCCTCGCTCCTGGGGATATTCGACTCAAAGGGTCAAGAATCGGAATTGAAACAATTCTTTACGATTACATCGATCGCGGTCACTCTCCAGAAGAAATTGCCCAAACTTACCCCTCGCTCACTTTAGAACAAGTCTATGCCACAATTCTTTATTACCTTCAAGACCGAAAAACCATTAGCGAATACATGAGAAACTGGATCGAACACGGTCACACAATGAGGGAACAACAGCGCCTTAATCCCCCACCCGTTTCCGAAAAACTCCGGCAATTGAGGGCAGCACGAAGAGCAGTGAAACAAGCCAATGAGTCTTAA
- a CDS encoding DUF429 domain-containing protein produces the protein MKFLGIDLGWTSGASGLCCLEWSDGSLQLLDLNRQQTTTDILNWVDQWTAPSEPAMIAVDAPTLIPNLTGMRLPDKLTHQHFRHYHAGCYPANLGRPFAQHTIEFGLVLEARGFTHAPIITPQIPGRYQIEVYPHPAIVHLFGLTRILKYKKGKLSDRRSELLKLHQYILNILPTLTPSLCPPSLCGSFPQEIPTAGIALKAVEDQLDSLICAYVAAHWWYWGSDRNWVLGDSTTGYIVIPAPTINHSKLSDRFVAK, from the coding sequence ATGAAATTTTTAGGAATTGACCTCGGCTGGACTTCAGGAGCAAGTGGTTTGTGCTGCCTAGAATGGTCAGATGGCAGCCTACAGCTACTAGATTTAAACCGACAGCAAACAACCACAGACATCCTAAATTGGGTAGACCAATGGACGGCACCCAGCGAACCCGCCATGATTGCCGTCGATGCCCCCACCCTCATCCCCAACCTCACAGGGATGCGCCTACCCGACAAACTCACCCACCAGCACTTTCGTCACTATCACGCCGGTTGCTACCCCGCCAATCTCGGACGCCCCTTTGCCCAACACACCATCGAATTTGGTCTAGTCCTAGAAGCACGAGGCTTTACCCACGCCCCCATCATTACCCCCCAAATTCCAGGACGCTACCAAATCGAAGTCTATCCCCATCCTGCGATCGTGCATCTATTTGGGCTAACCCGCATCCTAAAATACAAAAAAGGCAAACTCAGCGATCGCCGCTCAGAACTCCTGAAACTCCACCAATACATCCTCAACATCCTACCCACCCTCACCCCCTCCCTGTGCCCCCCGTCTCTGTGTGGTTCGTTCCCCCAGGAAATCCCCACCGCCGGAATCGCCCTCAAAGCCGTGGAAGACCAACTCGATAGCCTGATCTGCGCCTATGTCGCCGCCCACTGGTGGTACTGGGGAAGCGATCGCAACTGGGTACTCGGCGACAGCACCACCGGCTATATCGTCATTCCCGCCCCCACCATCAATCACTCAAAGCTGAGCGATCGCTTTGTGGCAAAATGA
- the bchI gene encoding magnesium chelatase ATPase subunit I: MSPTAPAPMTARRMVFPFTAIVGQEEMKLALLLNVIDPKVGGVMIMGDRGTGKSTTIRALADLLPEIDVIADDPFNSDPNDPDGMSDHSSSQNPSIVKKKVPMVDLPLGATEDRVCGTIDIEKALSEGVKAFEPGLLAKANRGILYVDEVNLLDDHLVDVLLDSAASGWNTVEREGISIRHPARFVLVGSGNPEEGELRPQLLDRFGMHAEIRTVKEPALRVEIVEQRAAFDLNPQAFMEQHQPEQEAMQQKLVAAQQLLPQVELDYDLRVKISQVCSELDVDGLRGDIVTNRAAKALAALEGRNEVTVDDIRRVITLCLRHRLRKDPLESIDSGYKVEKAFSRVFGLEASSEANSAATANGVR; encoded by the coding sequence GTGAGTCCAACTGCCCCAGCACCAATGACCGCTCGCCGCATGGTTTTTCCATTCACTGCCATTGTGGGTCAGGAAGAAATGAAACTGGCGCTACTGTTGAATGTGATTGACCCCAAGGTCGGCGGAGTTATGATCATGGGCGATCGCGGCACCGGTAAATCCACCACCATTCGGGCGTTGGCTGACCTCTTACCAGAAATTGATGTCATTGCCGACGACCCCTTTAACAGCGACCCCAACGACCCAGACGGGATGAGTGATCATAGCTCATCACAAAATCCCTCAATTGTCAAGAAAAAAGTCCCAATGGTTGACCTCCCCTTAGGCGCAACCGAAGACCGAGTCTGCGGCACCATTGATATTGAAAAAGCCTTATCCGAAGGCGTGAAAGCCTTTGAACCCGGACTCCTTGCCAAAGCCAATCGTGGCATCCTCTACGTAGACGAAGTCAACCTATTAGACGACCATTTAGTCGATGTCCTCCTAGACTCCGCCGCCAGTGGATGGAACACCGTTGAACGAGAAGGCATCTCCATTCGTCACCCCGCCCGCTTTGTACTCGTCGGTTCCGGCAACCCCGAAGAAGGCGAACTGCGTCCCCAACTCCTCGATCGCTTTGGGATGCACGCAGAAATCCGCACCGTCAAAGAGCCAGCCTTGCGTGTCGAGATTGTGGAACAACGAGCAGCCTTTGACCTAAATCCCCAAGCCTTCATGGAGCAGCATCAGCCGGAGCAAGAAGCCATGCAGCAAAAGCTCGTTGCCGCTCAACAGCTACTGCCTCAAGTCGAGCTGGACTATGACTTGCGAGTCAAAATTTCTCAAGTCTGCTCAGAACTCGATGTGGATGGACTTAGAGGTGATATTGTAACCAACCGTGCCGCCAAAGCACTAGCTGCCTTGGAAGGACGGAACGAAGTCACCGTTGATGATATTCGCCGTGTGATCACATTATGTCTGCGTCACCGTCTACGCAAAGACCCACTCGAATCCATTGACTCCGGTTACAAGGTAGAAAAAGCCTTTAGCCGTGTTTTTGGCTTAGAAGCCTCATCAGAGGCCAATTCAGCCGCGACAGCCAATGGAGTTCGCTAA
- a CDS encoding ABC transporter ATP-binding protein, protein MTEPLIELKGVSKSFGDNIILDHVDLTIYRGEALGIIGPSGTGKSTILRIIAGLTPVETGEIYVAGQQRQGLIEDAQDPIGIGMVFQQAALFDSLTVEENVGFLLYQHSKLPRRRIRDLVARSLEMVGLPGIGNRYPSELSGGMRKRVSFARAIMANPDNAKDNPQVLLYDEPTAGLDPIASTVIEDLVRQLQFADEGCGSYVMVTHQDSTIRRTTDRVVFLYRGKIQWQGKVSEIDTTDNPLVRQFFSASVTGPIQAIG, encoded by the coding sequence ATGACAGAACCCCTGATTGAACTAAAGGGAGTTAGCAAGTCTTTCGGTGATAACATTATCCTGGATCATGTTGACTTGACTATTTATCGGGGCGAGGCGCTGGGGATTATTGGTCCTTCTGGCACCGGGAAATCAACCATTCTGCGAATTATTGCGGGTCTCACTCCCGTTGAAACTGGTGAAATTTATGTGGCAGGGCAACAACGCCAAGGTTTAATCGAGGATGCCCAAGACCCCATTGGTATTGGCATGGTGTTTCAGCAGGCGGCGTTGTTCGACTCATTAACGGTGGAAGAGAATGTTGGTTTCTTGCTTTACCAGCACTCAAAATTACCGCGAAGGCGGATTCGGGACTTGGTTGCGCGCAGCCTGGAGATGGTCGGTTTACCGGGTATCGGCAACCGCTACCCCTCTGAGTTATCCGGAGGAATGCGTAAACGTGTCAGTTTTGCCCGTGCTATTATGGCGAATCCCGATAATGCCAAAGACAACCCCCAAGTTTTGCTGTACGATGAACCCACAGCGGGTCTTGACCCGATCGCTTCCACCGTTATTGAGGATTTAGTCCGTCAACTCCAGTTTGCTGATGAGGGTTGCGGTTCTTACGTCATGGTAACCCACCAAGATAGTACGATTCGCCGCACGACTGACCGGGTTGTGTTTCTCTACAGAGGCAAAATACAGTGGCAAGGTAAGGTTAGCGAGATTGATACGACGGATAATCCTCTAGTACGGCAATTTTTTAGTGCTAGTGTCACTGGACCCATTCAGGCGATTGGGTAA
- a CDS encoding MlaD family protein → MRSRTVREGSVGLLILVGLAVFVGLVIWIRGQTFGARSYQFIVKFANVAGMKTGAMVRYRGVKVGRITEVTPETNGVNATVEISDPDLLIPKDVVIEANQAGLVGETSIDITPQKPLPAKAESIDPLSRQCNSTLVICNNDRLAGRIGVSFEELLRYTIRLAEVYTDPKFFGNVETLTQNAAVAATSVTQLTNELTLLSRSARQELGSFSTATNTLSRTANQTMAQVGVAANRFGNTADSLSNTANQYSLTAGELTKLVATANNLVATNRASLVGTLDSVRQTSDQLRGLVASFTPISTQLSSAAGKLNTTAGQINVGGLLKNLETLSANAATASANLRDISTSLNNPNNVVLLQQTLDSARATFENAQKITSDLDDLTGDPAFRENLKQLVNGLGKLVSSTEQLQQQVQVAQTIEPVSTAINATADSATSKAVKNGQPQPNVELPDPTKQLNSQKDLPPLFPPAPKKLPVPQATSQPLAEIKGESPPN, encoded by the coding sequence ATGCGATCGCGAACAGTTCGAGAAGGCTCTGTTGGATTATTAATCCTGGTAGGACTTGCTGTATTTGTTGGTTTGGTGATATGGATACGAGGCCAAACATTTGGTGCTCGTAGCTACCAGTTCATCGTGAAATTTGCCAATGTTGCTGGCATGAAAACGGGGGCGATGGTACGCTATCGCGGCGTTAAGGTGGGGAGAATTACGGAAGTTACACCGGAAACCAACGGCGTTAATGCCACTGTGGAAATTAGTGACCCGGATTTATTAATCCCTAAAGATGTGGTCATTGAAGCCAATCAAGCCGGTTTAGTTGGCGAAACCTCAATTGATATCACACCCCAAAAACCACTGCCAGCCAAAGCAGAATCGATCGATCCTCTGAGCCGTCAATGCAATTCCACCCTAGTAATTTGTAACAATGATCGACTTGCGGGTCGGATTGGTGTCAGTTTTGAAGAACTACTGCGCTACACCATTCGCCTTGCTGAAGTTTATACCGACCCTAAGTTTTTTGGTAACGTTGAAACTCTGACTCAAAACGCTGCGGTTGCGGCTACGAGTGTCACCCAACTCACTAACGAATTGACTCTTTTGTCTCGTTCGGCGCGACAAGAATTGGGCAGCTTCTCCACGGCTACCAATACCCTTTCTCGGACAGCCAATCAAACCATGGCTCAAGTTGGTGTCGCAGCGAATCGCTTTGGGAACACGGCGGATAGCTTAAGTAACACAGCTAATCAATATAGTTTGACGGCTGGCGAATTAACCAAACTGGTTGCTACCGCCAATAATTTAGTAGCTACAAATCGAGCCAGTTTAGTCGGAACCTTAGATAGTGTCCGTCAAACCAGCGATCAACTGCGTGGACTTGTAGCCAGCTTCACACCGATATCAACGCAGCTCAGCTCTGCCGCTGGTAAGCTTAACACCACAGCCGGTCAGATTAATGTGGGGGGACTGCTCAAGAATTTAGAAACCCTCTCCGCTAATGCAGCAACCGCGTCCGCTAATCTGCGTGACATCTCCACATCTCTGAATAACCCGAATAACGTAGTCCTCTTGCAACAAACTCTAGATTCAGCACGGGCAACGTTTGAAAATGCCCAAAAAATTACATCGGATTTAGATGATTTAACGGGTGATCCAGCCTTCCGCGAAAATCTGAAACAGTTAGTCAATGGCTTGGGTAAACTGGTTTCCTCCACAGAACAATTGCAACAACAAGTCCAGGTGGCTCAGACTATTGAACCCGTCAGTACCGCGATTAATGCAACTGCCGACAGCGCGACTTCCAAAGCTGTAAAAAATGGACAACCTCAGCCTAACGTTGAGCTACCCGATCCCACTAAACAGCTCAATAGTCAGAAGGATTTACCCCCCCTATTTCCCCCAGCACCGAAGAAGCTGCCTGTACCTCAAGCCACCTCCCAGCCGTTAGCTGAGATTAAAGGTGAGAGTCCGCCGAACTAG
- a CDS encoding DUF3288 family protein, with the protein MASAAENKDQQHPQEKNDKDIVERLLREEPSNRHYAELARLRIRYCSFPGAREIQQNLDAILQRWQMTEEQLFELTRQIHATGQVYKRGNNSQGQDDWS; encoded by the coding sequence ATGGCTTCAGCCGCAGAAAATAAAGACCAACAACATCCTCAAGAGAAGAACGACAAAGACATTGTTGAGCGTCTCTTACGAGAAGAACCCAGCAATCGCCATTATGCAGAACTTGCCCGATTACGGATTCGCTATTGTAGTTTTCCAGGTGCTAGAGAGATTCAACAAAACTTGGACGCTATTCTCCAGCGTTGGCAGATGACGGAAGAACAGCTATTTGAGTTAACCCGTCAGATCCATGCAACGGGTCAAGTTTACAAACGGGGTAACAACTCACAAGGGCAAGATGATTGGAGTTAG
- a CDS encoding MOSC domain-containing protein — translation MPDLAQILIYPIKSLDGVAVTQAKVLKSGALEHDREFAMVDEQGRFVNGKRNPKIHLLRSSFDLNARTVSLQIQDTESTQVFHLDEERTALEAWLSHYFGKTVQLQQNIFQGFPDDTNAPGPTVISTATIETVASWFSEISTNEMRRRLRTNVEIANVPPFWEDQLFGEADNIIQFQIGSIQFEGINPCQRCVVPTRNSLTGEAYTDFQKIFITKRQESLPSGVAASRFNHFYRLSVNTRIPESQADKILQVGNEVNIQDTVKA, via the coding sequence ATGCCTGATCTTGCCCAAATTTTGATTTATCCCATCAAATCCTTAGACGGTGTCGCCGTAACCCAAGCCAAGGTACTCAAAAGTGGTGCTTTAGAGCATGACCGAGAATTTGCCATGGTTGATGAGCAAGGGCGATTCGTCAATGGTAAGCGTAATCCTAAAATTCACTTATTGCGATCATCCTTTGACCTCAATGCTCGGACTGTATCCTTACAGATTCAAGATACAGAGTCAACTCAAGTGTTTCACCTCGATGAGGAAAGAACGGCACTAGAAGCGTGGTTGAGTCACTATTTCGGCAAAACGGTACAGTTGCAACAGAACATCTTTCAAGGTTTTCCTGATGATACCAATGCCCCTGGGCCAACTGTAATTAGTACCGCCACGATAGAAACAGTAGCCAGTTGGTTTTCCGAAATCAGCACCAATGAGATGCGACGACGCCTAAGAACCAATGTTGAAATTGCCAATGTTCCACCCTTTTGGGAAGACCAATTATTTGGCGAAGCGGATAACATCATTCAGTTTCAAATCGGCTCGATTCAGTTTGAGGGAATTAATCCTTGTCAGCGTTGTGTAGTACCGACACGAAATTCTCTCACAGGCGAAGCTTATACAGACTTTCAGAAAATATTCATCACTAAACGTCAAGAAAGCTTACCTTCTGGGGTAGCGGCTTCTCGTTTTAATCACTTTTACCGCCTCAGTGTCAATACACGTATACCAGAATCCCAAGCGGATAAGATTTTACAAGTAGGAAATGAAGTGAATATTCAAGATACAGTAAAGGCTTAA
- a CDS encoding TetR/AcrR family transcriptional regulator: MRILNRPPQSETETRQRILQAAQHLFAKRGYDGTTTRDLASAAGVAEGTLFRHFENKKAILIEVATQGWIEILTDLLTELSEMGSYKAVAQVMRRRMLRMHENADMMKVCFMEAQFHPELRDRIQSEVIIKMTDVAEAFFQTAMDRGIYRRVNPKIVAQVFLGMFAVAGFSHETIMEPGASPKQMQEMAEGIADIFLNGVLTKE, from the coding sequence ATGCGAATTTTAAATCGGCCTCCTCAGTCAGAAACAGAGACAAGGCAGCGCATCCTCCAAGCCGCACAGCATTTATTTGCGAAGCGGGGGTATGACGGTACAACAACCCGTGATTTAGCGAGTGCAGCTGGAGTAGCAGAAGGTACCCTATTTCGCCATTTTGAGAACAAAAAGGCAATCTTAATTGAGGTAGCCACTCAAGGCTGGATCGAAATTCTGACCGATTTGCTGACAGAACTCAGCGAGATGGGCAGTTATAAGGCGGTGGCACAGGTGATGCGGCGGCGGATGCTGCGAATGCATGAGAATGCCGATATGATGAAGGTTTGCTTCATGGAGGCGCAGTTTCATCCGGAGTTGCGCGATCGCATTCAGTCAGAAGTGATCATTAAAATGACCGATGTCGCGGAAGCCTTTTTCCAAACCGCCATGGATCGAGGCATTTATCGACGAGTCAATCCCAAAATAGTCGCTCAGGTGTTTTTGGGAATGTTTGCTGTTGCAGGTTTCAGCCATGAAACGATTATGGAGCCAGGAGCATCCCCCAAACAGATGCAAGAAATGGCAGAAGGAATTGCGGATATTTTCCTCAATGGCGTGTTAACCAAAGAGTAG
- a CDS encoding DUF4332 domain-containing protein, with protein MYSKAKIPRNTTQPCNWSIDQLPGLSPQDRTKLKGVGIKTTGQLLQTASTPQLRQALANQLQIKTQYVNKWVALADLARLPGIGSQYCGLVLHAGVCSVNQLAQTPIHRLHQQILRLQVTMMQRKDLCPQVDQVASWIKQARDLAEKHEL; from the coding sequence ATGTACTCCAAAGCTAAAATTCCACGTAACACAACCCAACCCTGTAACTGGTCGATTGATCAACTACCGGGATTAAGCCCTCAGGATCGTACCAAACTCAAAGGAGTTGGTATTAAAACCACTGGACAACTCCTACAAACAGCCAGTACTCCACAACTGAGGCAAGCACTGGCTAATCAGTTACAAATCAAGACTCAGTACGTAAACAAGTGGGTTGCCCTAGCCGATTTGGCTCGCCTTCCGGGGATTGGTTCCCAATATTGCGGACTCGTGCTTCATGCGGGTGTGTGTTCCGTAAATCAACTGGCTCAGACTCCGATTCACCGATTGCATCAACAAATCTTACGTCTGCAAGTGACTATGATGCAGCGCAAAGATTTGTGTCCTCAGGTAGACCAAGTAGCATCCTGGATTAAGCAAGCGCGTGATTTAGCCGAAAAGCATGAATTATAA
- a CDS encoding pentapeptide repeat-containing protein has protein sequence MSNEAFALQFHNLSQQIMGARTEDLSRLAQIAGVNLCEDFVGVDLSGEDLSGDKLRGANLSRADLSGTNLSRADLNRAELNHADLSGADLSRADLGSANLKNANLSGANLRDTNLRDANLWGANLSGACLISSNLINANLIGANLSSVNLINANLRDAKLINSDLSGANLSRADLRDASLIHAKLISANLRDANLNEADLRGATLISAILNRINLRDANLIGAELSGADLSEADLSGANLLKANLTRANLSNTNLNGANMSRVNLIGVKLSGANLRSTNLNRANLSNANLCGADLKLANLSLANLSFADVNQTVFAYNLGITEVIKRDLVQRGAIFEDTAGN, from the coding sequence ATGAGTAATGAAGCATTTGCTTTGCAATTTCACAACCTGAGCCAGCAAATTATGGGAGCAAGGACAGAAGACTTGTCCCGATTAGCACAAATTGCTGGCGTAAATCTTTGTGAAGATTTTGTCGGTGTTGATCTCAGCGGTGAAGATTTAAGTGGTGATAAGTTGAGAGGTGCTAATTTGAGCCGCGCCGATTTGAGTGGCACCAATCTGAGCCGTGCGGATCTCAATCGTGCTGAACTTAATCATGCCGACTTGAGCGGTGCCGACTTGAGTCGTGCTGACTTGGGTAGTGCTAATTTGAAGAATGCAAATCTCAGTGGTGCAAATCTCAGAGATACCAACCTCAGAGATGCCAATTTATGGGGTGCGAATCTCAGTGGTGCTTGCCTAATTAGTAGCAACTTGATCAATGCCAACTTAATCGGAGCTAATTTAAGTAGCGTTAACTTGATTAATGCCAATCTTAGGGATGCTAAGCTGATCAACTCTGACTTGAGTGGTGCGAACCTCAGCCGTGCTGATCTCAGAGATGCTAGTCTAATTCATGCCAAGCTCATCAGTGCCAATCTTAGGGATGCCAACCTGAACGAGGCAGACTTGAGGGGAGCTACTCTGATTAGCGCCATTCTTAACCGTATCAACTTAAGGGATGCTAACTTAATCGGAGCGGAACTCAGTGGTGCAGACCTGAGCGAAGCGGATTTGAGTGGCGCTAACCTGCTTAAGGCTAATCTAACTCGCGCCAATCTCAGTAACACCAACCTGAATGGCGCAAATATGAGTCGCGTCAATCTTATCGGCGTTAAGCTCAGTGGTGCCAATCTCCGCAGCACCAACTTGAATCGTGCCAACTTGAGTAATGCTAATTTGTGTGGTGCTGATTTGAAACTGGCTAATCTCAGCCTTGCTAATCTCAGCTTTGCGGATGTGAACCAGACAGTGTTTGCTTATAATTTGGGAATTACAGAAGTAATCAAGCGCGATTTGGTGCAACGAGGAGCCATTTTTGAAGATACGGCAGGCAATTGA
- a CDS encoding Rab family GTPase yields MTSTISKKICMLGDFSVGKTSLIRRFVDRQFSDQYLSTVGVKISRKTVECQSFEQQKQVNVQLLIWDLEGNTKFKAVTPTYLQGASSAVVVADINRQVTIDHVSDHIQCFLSVNPKSFVIVALNKSDLIDEETRNKYLACIVMNAPDKIVAAYSTSAKTGLFVDEIFQKLAYQML; encoded by the coding sequence ATGACTTCAACAATATCAAAAAAAATCTGCATGTTGGGCGATTTTAGTGTAGGAAAGACCAGCCTAATCCGCCGTTTTGTAGATCGTCAGTTTAGTGATCAATATCTTTCCACTGTTGGTGTAAAAATTTCTAGAAAGACGGTTGAATGCCAATCATTTGAACAGCAAAAACAGGTAAATGTACAACTGCTCATCTGGGATTTAGAAGGAAATACTAAATTCAAGGCAGTGACTCCTACTTATTTGCAAGGTGCTAGTAGTGCCGTTGTTGTTGCAGATATCAATCGTCAGGTGACTATCGATCATGTTTCCGACCATATTCAATGCTTTTTATCCGTTAATCCTAAAAGTTTTGTCATTGTTGCTTTAAATAAATCAGACTTAATCGATGAGGAAACTCGAAACAAATATTTAGCCTGTATTGTGATGAATGCTCCCGATAAAATAGTAGCTGCCTATTCGACTTCAGCTAAGACCGGTTTATTTGTTGATGAAATTTTTCAAAAACTAGCCTACCAAATGCTCTAA